The Cryobacterium sp. SO1 genomic sequence CTGCAGCCCTCGGGCCAGTTGCCATGTGCCCAGCTTGCTCCAGGCCGGGCCGTGGGTCTAGCCTCCCGCCCTCGGACGGGTGTGTACTGGGGGCGGGAGGACGAACGATGAGATCGATCTGGAAGGGCGCCATCACCTTCGGGCTGGTCAACGTGCCGGTCAAGGTCTACAGCGCCACCGAGGACCACGACGTCGAACTGCACCAGGTGCACGACGCGGATGGCGGCCGCATCCGCTACCAGCGCCGCTGCGAGGTCTGCGGCAAGATCGTCGACTACGCGCACATCGACAAGGCATTCACCGACGGTGACAAGACCGTGGTGATCACGGATGCCGACCTCAAGGCGCTGCCGGAGGAACGCAGCCGCGAGATCGACGTCGTCGAATTCGTGCCGAGCGGCCAGCTGGACCCCATCCTGTTCGACCGCAGTTATTTCCTGGAGCCCGACGGCTCCTCGCCCAAGGCCTACGTCCTGCTGCTACGCACCCTGGAGCAGACCGATCGCACCGCCATCGTGCACTTCGCGTTACGCCAGAAGACCAGGCTCGCCGCGCTCCGGGTGCGAGGCGGTGTTCTCATGCTGCAGACCCTGCTCTGGGACGACGAGGTGCGCGTGGCCGAGTTCCCTGCCCTGGAGCAGACCGTGAAGATCTCCGACCGGGAGCTGGACCTGTCAGCGGCGCTCGTTGACTCGTTCGCCGACGACTTCACCCCTGGCAACTACACCGACGAGTACCAGGCGCAATTGCGTCGACTCATCGAGGAGAAACTCGCCAAGGGTGACGCGATCGACACCGAGGCCACCTTCGGCCACTCCGAGGAGGAGGCCGGCGGAGGAGAGGTGCTCGACCTGATGGAGGCCCTGCGTCGCAGCGTCGACCGCAGCCGGTCCGGCCGCGACGAGGCGACGGCGGCCACCACAACCGCTGAGTCCGCGACCCGGGCCACAAAGAAGAAGAGCACGGCCAGAAAGCAAGCCTGAGCCGGTCGGCCGGCTCCTCGGTAGACTCGTCTCGTGACCGGGCCCGTTCCAACCGACCTCAGCTCTAGGGTGCTGACGGTGCCGAATCTGCTCAGTTTCCTTCGACTGGCGCTGGTTCCGGTCTTTCTCGGCCTGCTGGTCAACGGCGAGGACGCCTGGGCGCTCCTGGTCCTCGCTGTCGCCAGCCTCACCGACTTCCTGGACGGCGCGATCGCTCGCGCATTCAATCAGATCACCCGGCTGGGACAGCTGCTCGATCCCGCCGCGGACCGGCTGTACATCTTCGCCGCGCTGATCGGTCTGGCCTGGCGCGATCTGGTGCCGTGGTGGATCGTCGTCGTCGTCGTCGGCCGTGACGTGTTCCTGCTCGGGTTGGGCGTTGTGCTGGCCAACCACGGTTTCGGTCCGCTTCCTGTGCATCAGCTGGGCAAGGTGGCGACTTTTTGTCTTTTTTATGCACTGCCGATGATCATGCTCGGCCAGGCGTTCCCGGAGCTGTCCTGGTGGTCCCAGCCCGTCGGATGGGCCTTCGGCCTGTGGGGCGCGTACCTGTACTGGTGGGCCGGCGTGATCTACGCGATCGAAACCGTTCGGGTGAT encodes the following:
- a CDS encoding Ku protein, encoding MRSIWKGAITFGLVNVPVKVYSATEDHDVELHQVHDADGGRIRYQRRCEVCGKIVDYAHIDKAFTDGDKTVVITDADLKALPEERSREIDVVEFVPSGQLDPILFDRSYFLEPDGSSPKAYVLLLRTLEQTDRTAIVHFALRQKTRLAALRVRGGVLMLQTLLWDDEVRVAEFPALEQTVKISDRELDLSAALVDSFADDFTPGNYTDEYQAQLRRLIEEKLAKGDAIDTEATFGHSEEEAGGGEVLDLMEALRRSVDRSRSGRDEATAATTTAESATRATKKKSTARKQA
- a CDS encoding CDP-alcohol phosphatidyltransferase family protein, which translates into the protein MTGPVPTDLSSRVLTVPNLLSFLRLALVPVFLGLLVNGEDAWALLVLAVASLTDFLDGAIARAFNQITRLGQLLDPAADRLYIFAALIGLAWRDLVPWWIVVVVVGRDVFLLGLGVVLANHGFGPLPVHQLGKVATFCLFYALPMIMLGQAFPELSWWSQPVGWAFGLWGAYLYWWAGVIYAIETVRVIRLPRA